CCCGGCGAGCTGGTAGCGGACTTCCTGGGGCCGGACTACGCGGTCATCGCGGGCCCCCACCCGGTGCTTCCGGCGGCCAAGCCCCAGCAGCGGACGCATACACCCGCGCCCGCCGCTCCCCTCGGGGCGGACGCGGCTCCTGCGACGGAGCCGGCGGAGATCGCTTCGGCCACGTCGGGGACCGCGTCTCCCATGGGCGCCTGACCCAGCCTGCGCGGCACAGACCCCGGTCCCGGTACGCGCTCCCCACCAGGCAACGGCCGTCGAGCACCGGGCACCGGGTACCGGGTGGCGTGTTGCCGACCGGGCTCACCGCGTTCGACGAACACCGCGACGTCCTCGGGCCTTTCAAGTCGACCGAGTGTGGTCTTCCGCGCACAGTCCGGGCAGTGACAGGCGTGCTTTCTCCTCTCCTCAGCACCTGGCTTCCCAGCTACGCGGGCGCGTCGATGGGCACGATGTTGATGAGCTTGTTGTTCACGAACTCATGGATTCCAGCAGTTGAGAGTTCATGACCGTAGCCGGAACGCTTCGTCCCACCGAACGGCAGATCCGCCTTCGTCCAGGTGGGATGGTTCACGAACACCATCCCGGTATCGAGGCGCTCAGCGAGCTCGGCTCCATGCTCGGTGTCCTGTGTGAACACGGATCCGCCGAGCCCGTAGTGTGAGTCGTTTGCGAGCCGTACGGCTTCGTCCTCGCCCTCTGCGCGGAAGAACAGGGCGACCGGCCCGAAGAACTCCTGGTAGTAGGCGGGGTTTTCCGGGATGAGATCGGTGAGGATCGTCGGCTGTACGAATGCCCCTGTTGTCGGTATCGGCTCACCGAGCGGGATTGATGTCGCACCGGCGTCGACGGCAGCTCCCACCTGGGCGTTCAGTTGATCCGCTGCGGCCTGCGACGACATGGGTGGAAGGGTGGTTGCCTCGTCGAACGGGTCGCCGGCCTTCAGATCGGCGAGTTCGGTCTTGAATTGTTCGAGGAACCTGTCAGCGATCTCGTCAACGGCGATGATTCGCTTGGCAGCCACGCAGCACTGGCCACCGTTGTTCATCCGGCCCCACAAGGCCCACTGCACGGTCTTGTCCAGGTCGGCGTCCGCCAGCACGATGAGGGCGTCGCTGCCTCCGAGTTCCATCGTCGACTTCTTGAGATTCTTTCCGACGCGTGCGGCCACGACCGATCCCGCTTCCTCGCTCCCGGTCAGGGCCACTCCGCGGATCCTCGGGTCGTCGATCAGCCGGCCGATCTGCTCCTTGGTGGCGTAGAGGTTGGTGTACGCGCCCTCCGGCGCCCCGGCCTCCAGGAAGAGGCGCTCGAACGCCGCTGCCGCCTGCGGCACGATCGACGCGTGCTTGACCATCACCACGTTCCCGGCCATCAGGTTCGGCGCGGCGACGCGGGCAAGCTGGTAGTACGGGAAGTTCCACGGTTGGATGGCCAGCAGGACCCCCATGGGCACACTCACCACCACGGGAGTTGGGCACACTCACCACCACGGGAGTGCCTTCGCCGGGATCGGCGGGCCTCAACTGTTGCGGAGCGAGGAACGACTCCGCGTTGTCGGCGTAGTAGTCGATGATCGACGCGGTCAGCTTCACCTCCGCGAGGCTCTCCTCGTAGAGCTTGCCCATCTCGATGGTCAGCAGCCGTGCGAACTCTTCAGGACGCTCCCTCAGAATCGTGGCCGCCCGCTTGCTCACGGTCTTCCGCTCGTCGAAGGACTTGGCGCTCCACGACTCGAACGTGTCCTGAGCCCTTGCCAGCAGTCGGGCGAGTTCCCCGTCGTTCAGGTCGGAGAACGTCGCCAGCGTGGCATTGTCGTAGGGGTTGACTGTCTGATAGGTCATCGCGGCCTCGTTTCGCGGCATGCAGGTTCAACGACGAGTGTCTTGATCGCGCTGAGCAGTGTGTCCAGGCCCTCCTTTGCGTCACTGAAGGACATGCCTGGTCCTGGAGTTCCTGCAGAGCTCGTTGTCGATGTCGGCGTGGCTGTGGCCCATCGGGCGACAGGAGATTCCCGCGCCGCGCGGTGAGTTCATCAGCGGGGCTCACTCCCGTCGCACGATGTCGTTCACGAGTACCGCCGCCCCGTCGAAACGGCCGGCTTTGAGGTCGCGGAGGGCTTGCTGTGCCTGGGACAGTGGGTAACTGTGGGTGGTCGCGCGCACCTTGTGGCGACTCGCGAGCGTCATGAAATCGCGCCCGTTGCGACGGGTGTTGGAGGTGACGCTGCGCAATTGCTTCTCGTAGAACAGCTCTCGCTCATAGTTCAGGGGTGGGGTGTCGGTCAGGTGGATACCCGCGATCGCGAGGATCCCGCCGCGGTCCAGTGCCCGCATCGCGACCGGGACCAGGTCGCCGACCGGGGCGAACAGGATCGCGCCGTCCAGCAGTTCGGGCGGCTCGTCATAGGCTCCCCGGGCGGAGGCGGCGCCGAGATCGAGGGCAAGCTGCCGGTCGGCCTCGCCCCGGGTCAGCACGTGCACGCGTGCGCCCTGCGCGAGCGCGACCTGTGCGCACAGGTGCGCGCTGCCACCGAACCCGTACAGTCCGAGCCGTCCGCCCTCGGGCAGCGATGTGCGCAGCAGGGCGCGGAAGCCGATGATGCCCGCGCACAGCAGCGGCGACAGCGCCGCGTCCTCGACGTCGCCGGGCAGCTGGTACGCGAACGCCGCGGGAACGGTGGTGTACTCCGCGTATCCCCCGTCGGCATCCCATCCGGTGTACGACGAGTTCGGGCAGAGGTTCTCATCCCCGCGTCGGCAGTACGCGCATGTGCCGTCGGTGCTGCGCAGCCAGGCCACTCCGACCCGGTCGCCGACGATGAAGTTCCGCACGTCCCCGCCCGTTGCCGCGACCACCCCGGCGACTTCGTGGCCGGGCGTGACGTGCTGCCTGTGCACAGGCAGATCGCCCTCGCTGACGTGGAGGTCGGTACGGCACACCCCACAGGTACGCACATGCACCAGCAGCTCGTCCGAGCGTGGCCGCGGGATCGGCTTTTCGACGTACCGCAGGGAACCCTGCTCGATCGGCCCCGGTTCGAGGACCTCCCATGCGTGCATCATCCCGCCCATACGACCGATCACCTCGTGCTCCGTGTCGCGGTTCGTGCATGCGCGCCCTGGGACCGAATGTCCACCACCGGCGTCGGCGCCCTCAGGCGGGCGTGTCGAAACTCCCGGGGCTGTCCTCGGTGGCCCGCCAGGCAGGAGTCCGCTGTGGACTCGCCTCGGCCAGTGCCTCGCGTACGCCTGCCGCATCCTTGTCCGTGGTGTAGACCGGCGTTCCGGGTTGTTGGCGCCAGGACTCGTCGAGCCCGCCGGCGTCGACCGGATCAAAGCCCAGCGCGTCCACGAGGTGCATCACGATGGCCTTGCCCGACTCGTCGTCGCCGGCCACCGGCAGCGCGATCCGCCCAGGGGCGTCGGCGGGGCGGCCGTCGTCGCCGAGGTGCTGCGCGTAGATGTTGTTGAACGCCTTGATCACGGGGTGATGGAGCTGTGCCTCGGTCCAGCGGCTCTCCGGCAGCCCCGCCTCGATCTCGTCGATACGGCCGTCCCGTTGCTGGGGGTAGTAGTTGCAGGTGTCGACGACGACCACGTCGTCGGCGGCCTCGTCCAGCACCCCCGCGGGAAGGTCAGGCACACTCGCCTCGGGGATCGTCACTACGACCAAGTCCGCACCGCGGGCCACTTCGCCTAGGGGCACCGCGTGCGCGCCGGTCTCCGCGGCGAGGCCGGCAAGGGTCTGTGGACCTCGCGAGTTCGCCACGGCCACGCTGTGCCCGAGTTCGGAGAACCGTCGGGTGAGGTTGCCGCCGATGTTTCCGGCGCCGATGATGCCGATATTCACGATGACTCCCGAGTGGCAGAGAGACGAAGGGGACAGAGAAACGCGGCGCAAAGGCGCACTCCCGTTCTTCTACTACCACCCTGCGAGCGCTGTACGTCCCGCGCAAACGCACGCCACCACGGGCAGATCCGTACCGCAGCGCTGGGCACGGGCCATCACGTCAGCGGTGTCGCAATTCCACCAGTGATTGCGGTGTGCAGTTGGGCAGTTCGTTCATACGCGTGCCGCAAAGGCCGCCCGGCCGAACAGTGGACCTTCGTGCTAACCGATCCACAGGGCGATGGTGCCGTCCTTCGCCGTCTTGACGACCCGGTGCACGTGCTCAGGCGACGGGACGCAAGGGCTCGGCCACCAGAGAGGCGTCGCCGCCGCGGACCCGGTCCCGGACGCTGTCGTTGACGCCGTGGGGGACGCCGAGCGCCACCAAGCTGACCTTGCTCAGGCGCGCGTACTGTTCGGGAGTGAGCTGGACGTCGAGGGCGCCGAGGTAGCTGTCCAGCTGGCCGAGGTTCCGCGGGCCGATGATCGGGATGAACGACGTCGCCGCCCGCGCGGCCCGTTCACGGACCCACGCCACCGACACCTGCGCCGCAGTCGCTCCGGTCTCCTGCGCGACGGCCAGGACGGTGTCGAGAACCGCCGTCTTCCGGTCATCGTCCTCGGTGTGCACGAGCGTCTTCAGATCACTGAGCCGGCCCGCGGCACTGCCCCGGTACTTCCCGGTCAGCAGACCACCCCCGAGCGGCGACCACAGCGCGGCGCCCAGCCCGAGACTCTCCGCCATCGGCAGCAGCTCACGGTCGGCAGTGCGCTCCACCAGGCTGTACTCGACCTGGATCCCGGCGACCGGCGCCCAGCTCTTCAGATCCGCCAGAGCGGCGGCGCGCGAGACACGCCACGCGGGAAAGTTGGACAGCGCGGCATGGAGGATCTTGCCCGAGCCCACCAGATCGTCGATGCCCCGCAGAATCTCCTCCATCGGCGTCAGGCCGTCGGGGAAGTGAACCCAGTACAGGTCGATGTAGTCGGTACCCAGACGCTTCAGGCTCGCCTCCACCGAATGAATCATGTTCTTCCGGCTGTTACCGGTCCTGGAAACGTCCGGCTGCGCCGTGGCCCCATTGGTGAACTTGCTCGCCACGACGAAATGGTCGCGATCGGCCGCGATGAACTTCGCGAGGATCTCCTCCGACTCCCCGAACTGGTAATTGTCCGCAGTGTCGATGAAAGTGCCACCGGCCTCGGCGAACCTGTCGAACATCCGACGGGACTCATCCACGTCGGCACCCGCGCCCCAACCCGTGCCGAAATTGCCCGTGCCGAGCGCGTACTCGAAAACACGGAGCCCGGTCCGCCGTCCGAAAGTCGTGTAACGCATCAGGTCTCCTCAAGGTTTGCGCGACGAAGAAGGGTGCGTCGTCATTGATTGGATTTCGTGGTTCTCAGCGGCATGAACACTCATCGCGGCTCAGGGTGAGAACGGTGTGTTCCTGCGTACTCGCGGGCGTGAACCCGCACCTCGGCAGCTGAGCTAGGTCCTGTACGGAGTTCAGATCATGCTCGTCGGGTGATGCTGCGTAGCCACAGCATCGTGCCGCACAGGTGGAGTCCGGCCAGGTAGCTCTCGGGAGTCTTGTCGTAGCGGGTGGCGATCCCGCGCCAGTTGCGCAGCCGGTTGATGCACCGCTCGACCGTGTTGCGGTCCTTGTACAGCTCGGCGTCGTGACTGACGGGGCGGCCTCCGCGCGAGCCCTTTTTTGCGGTTGGCCGTCTGGTCCGCCTTCTCCGGGATCACCGCCCGGATTTGGCGTTTGCGCAGGTAGGCGCGGTTGCGGCGGGAGGAGTACGCCTTGTCGCCGGCGACCGCGTCCGGGCGGGTGCGGGGCCGGCCCCTCCTGCCACGGACCTTGATCTTGTCCACGACCCGCGCGAACTGCGGGCTGTCACCGGCCTGGCCGGGGGTGAGGACGAACGACAGTGGACGGCAGCGCCGTTCGGCTGACAAGTGCACCTTGCTGGTCAGCCCGCCCCGGGAACGACCGAGCTCAGCAGCCTTCAAACGGGCCCGGCGGCGTCGCCGCAACCGCTGCCGCTCGGCTCGTTCCGGGTCCCCGTCCTGATCGTATTGCGGCTCCCGTCCCTTCTTCCCGCCCCCTTTTCGGACTCTGCGGCCTCCACCAGCGCTTCCAACTGCTCTTCGTCCAGAACCATCCCGGCGGCGTGGTGGTGAGCGCGGGAGGTAGCAGAGTCCACGCTGACCAGCGACAGGTCTGCCTCACCGCGTTCTGCGGCATAACCGATGACCGTCTCCATCAGGTGCTGGAAGACGCCCTCGCGCGTCCAGATACGGAAGCGGTCGTAGACGCTCGACCACGGACCGTACTCGGCAGGCACGTCTCGCCAGGGGCTGCCGGTGCGGAACCGCCACATCGTCGCGTTGAAGTGTTTTCGCAGGTCAGGTATGGGTCCGGATACTCCCAGCGGGAGGTGGGGCTCAATCAGGGACCACTGCTCATCGGTCACATCGCCACGTGCCATACCTGATGGCCTATCAAGCGCACACGGTTCCGCGCTGCGGATTGCCCGAACCGTGATCTGAACTCCGTACAGGACCTAGCGGACCGTGGCGGTCGCAGGGCGCCGACGGGGGGTGATGCCCAGCGCGGCGAGGGCGCTCAGCGCCACGACACCGGCCGAGATCCACCAGGCGAGGGAAAAGGTGTGTGACGGCCCCCCGGATCCGCCGGCCGCCAGGATGACGACCAGAGCGCTGACACCCAGTACGGTGCCGACCTGACCGGCCATGGAGACAACCGCGCTGCCGGTGGCGGCCCGGTCCCGAGGGAGACCGGCGGTGGCGGAGGAGATCATCGTCGGGAGCGCGAGTCCCACACCGACGCCGGCGATCAGCCAGCCGGGCAGGATGTCGGCGGCGTAATTCAGGGAGCCACCCGCGTTGAGGGCGATCCAGGCGGTGCCGAGGGCGACGAGGGCCGAGCCGATCGCGGCGACGACGCCGACCGGCACGCGCCGGGCGAGGCGCCGGCCGAGCGCGGCAGCGACGAACACCATGGCCGGACCGGGCGCGACACCGAGGCCGGTCTCGATGGCCGACCAGTGCCACACCTGCTGGAGCCACAGTGTCAGGCCGAGCAACTGGACCGCGAAGGCGGCGTAGAAAAGCAGGGTGGCGATGTTGGCCCAGGCGAACACGCGGTCGCGGAGCAGACCGAGGTCGACGACGGGCACCGGGTGGCGTGCCGAGCGCAGCAGGCACAGTGCGAGCGCCGCCGCGGCGACCGCGAAGCCACCTACGGTGGGCGCGGCTCCCCAGCCCCACTCCGGGCCCTGGACCAGGCCCAGCGCCAGTGACCCGATGGCGACCACAAGCAGGGCTCCGCCGAACAGGTCGGGCAGGCGCGTGTCGGTGCCCTGGCGTCCGCCCGGCAGCAGCCGTGCGGCCATGAACAGGGCCGCGATGCCGATCGGGAGGTTGAGCAGGAAGATCCACTGCCAGGCCGCCTCGACGAGCAGGCCGCCGACCACAGGCCCGGCCGCTGCGGCCAGGGAGCCGCTGGCCGCCCAGATCTGGACGTACCGGGTGGCCTTCGCGGGTGGCGCCGTGGTCAGCACGAGCCCGAGGCTGGCGGGGGTGAGAACGGCAGCGCCGGCCGCCTGCAGGAAGCGGAACGCGACCAGGACCCAGAGGCCGCCGCTGAGTGCGGCCCCCAGGCTGGCGACGGTGAAAATCCCGAGCCCCAGCAGAAAGCCGGCCTTGCGCCCATAGCGGTCGGCCAGCCGGCCCGCCGGGACGAGCAGCGCGGCGTACACGATCGCGTACCCGTTGAGGATCCAGCTCAGCTTGGACAGCGAGGTCTCACCCACTCCTTGCCCGATGGGAGTCAGGGCGACGTTGACGACGAAGGCGTCCAGGGCGGAGAGGAACACCGACGTGGCCAGCACGGCGAGCAACGAGGCCCGGATGCGGCGTCCGGCGCACGCTACGGCGGGCCTCGGGAGCGAATGGCCGCGCCAGGACAGTGCCGTCGCCGGCGGAGTCCGCAGGGGATGGGGGCATGGCGTCTTCTCCAGAAGGGGGTGTGGGGTGCACCGGACCGAGCAGGGGTGCAATCCGGCAGTGCGGCGCGAGGCCGGTCCCGTCACAAGGGACACGGCCCACGACGACGACGGCGTACGGGACGTGCCGGGGAGCCCTCACACACCCCATAACCAAA
This sequence is a window from Streptomyces sp. NBC_01217. Protein-coding genes within it:
- a CDS encoding aldehyde dehydrogenase family protein; its protein translation is MGVLLAIQPWNFPYYQLARVAAPNLMAGNVVMVKHASIVPQAAAAFERLFLEAGAPEGAYTNLYATKEQIGRLIDDPRIRGVALTGSEEAGSVVAARVGKNLKKSTMELGGSDALIVLADADLDKTVQWALWGRMNNGGQCCVAAKRIIAVDEIADRFLEQFKTELADLKAGDPFDEATTLPPMSSQAAADQLNAQVGAAVDAGATSIPLGEPIPTTGAFVQPTILTDLIPENPAYYQEFFGPVALFFRAEGEDEAVRLANDSHYGLGGSVFTQDTEHGAELAERLDTGMVFVNHPTWTKADLPFGGTKRSGYGHELSTAGIHEFVNNKLINIVPIDAPA
- a CDS encoding zinc-binding alcohol dehydrogenase family protein; the encoded protein is MHAWEVLEPGPIEQGSLRYVEKPIPRPRSDELLVHVRTCGVCRTDLHVSEGDLPVHRQHVTPGHEVAGVVAATGGDVRNFIVGDRVGVAWLRSTDGTCAYCRRGDENLCPNSSYTGWDADGGYAEYTTVPAAFAYQLPGDVEDAALSPLLCAGIIGFRALLRTSLPEGGRLGLYGFGGSAHLCAQVALAQGARVHVLTRGEADRQLALDLGAASARGAYDEPPELLDGAILFAPVGDLVPVAMRALDRGGILAIAGIHLTDTPPLNYERELFYEKQLRSVTSNTRRNGRDFMTLASRHKVRATTHSYPLSQAQQALRDLKAGRFDGAAVLVNDIVRRE
- a CDS encoding NADPH-dependent F420 reductase; the encoded protein is MNIGIIGAGNIGGNLTRRFSELGHSVAVANSRGPQTLAGLAAETGAHAVPLGEVARGADLVVVTIPEASVPDLPAGVLDEAADDVVVVDTCNYYPQQRDGRIDEIEAGLPESRWTEAQLHHPVIKAFNNIYAQHLGDDGRPADAPGRIALPVAGDDESGKAIVMHLVDALGFDPVDAGGLDESWRQQPGTPVYTTDKDAAGVREALAEASPQRTPAWRATEDSPGSFDTPA
- a CDS encoding aldo/keto reductase, producing the protein MRYTTFGRRTGLRVFEYALGTGNFGTGWGAGADVDESRRMFDRFAEAGGTFIDTADNYQFGESEEILAKFIAADRDHFVVASKFTNGATAQPDVSRTGNSRKNMIHSVEASLKRLGTDYIDLYWVHFPDGLTPMEEILRGIDDLVGSGKILHAALSNFPAWRVSRAAALADLKSWAPVAGIQVEYSLVERTADRELLPMAESLGLGAALWSPLGGGLLTGKYRGSAAGRLSDLKTLVHTEDDDRKTAVLDTVLAVAQETGATAAQVSVAWVRERAARAATSFIPIIGPRNLGQLDSYLGALDVQLTPEQYARLSKVSLVALGVPHGVNDSVRDRVRGGDASLVAEPLRPVA
- a CDS encoding MFS transporter, giving the protein MLATSVFLSALDAFVVNVALTPIGQGVGETSLSKLSWILNGYAIVYAALLVPAGRLADRYGRKAGFLLGLGIFTVASLGAALSGGLWVLVAFRFLQAAGAAVLTPASLGLVLTTAPPAKATRYVQIWAASGSLAAAAGPVVGGLLVEAAWQWIFLLNLPIGIAALFMAARLLPGGRQGTDTRLPDLFGGALLVVAIGSLALGLVQGPEWGWGAAPTVGGFAVAAAALALCLLRSARHPVPVVDLGLLRDRVFAWANIATLLFYAAFAVQLLGLTLWLQQVWHWSAIETGLGVAPGPAMVFVAAALGRRLARRVPVGVVAAIGSALVALGTAWIALNAGGSLNYAADILPGWLIAGVGVGLALPTMISSATAGLPRDRAATGSAVVSMAGQVGTVLGVSALVVILAAGGSGGPSHTFSLAWWISAGVVALSALAALGITPRRRPATATVR